A DNA window from Campylobacter lari contains the following coding sequences:
- a CDS encoding hydrogenase maturation nickel metallochaperone HypA/HybF, whose amino-acid sequence MHELSITESLLELCEEYAQGKVIEEVHVKIGRLSGVEPPLLQRSFETFKENSPLCKNAKFIMHIQEVVVECQKCHFSGVLKNNIFWCPKCEDKDLKIIDGEELYLMQLVLKENEDLENNDK is encoded by the coding sequence ATGCATGAGTTAAGTATTACAGAATCTTTACTAGAACTTTGTGAAGAATATGCTCAAGGAAAAGTTATTGAAGAAGTGCATGTTAAAATAGGGCGTTTAAGTGGGGTTGAACCTCCACTTTTGCAAAGAAGCTTTGAAACTTTTAAAGAAAATAGCCCCTTATGTAAAAATGCTAAATTTATTATGCATATTCAAGAAGTAGTAGTTGAGTGTCAAAAATGCCATTTTAGTGGAGTACTTAAAAATAATATCTTTTGGTGCCCAAAATGCGAAGATAAAGATTTAAAAATCATAGATGGGGAAGAGCTTTATCTTATGCAACTTGTTTTAAAAGAAAATGAGGATTTAGAAAATAATGACAAATAA
- the msrA gene encoding peptide-methionine (S)-S-oxide reductase MsrA, which produces MTNKEIILGAGCFWCTQAVFDEIKGVVYTEVGYSGGKPNPSYESVVNGDGNIEVAKIIYDEKQISLEKILEIFLKMHDPASLDKQGADEGIQYRSVIFYQTNEELKIISNFLQKSQKYYTKDIVTQVLKLEKFYKAENYHQKYFKNNPSQAYCRFVIAPKLEKVNC; this is translated from the coding sequence ATGACAAATAAGGAAATTATCTTAGGTGCGGGTTGTTTTTGGTGTACTCAAGCTGTGTTTGATGAAATCAAAGGCGTAGTTTATACAGAAGTAGGTTATAGCGGTGGTAAGCCAAATCCAAGTTATGAAAGCGTGGTAAATGGTGATGGGAATATAGAAGTAGCTAAGATAATTTATGATGAAAAACAAATTTCATTAGAAAAAATCTTAGAAATTTTTCTCAAAATGCACGATCCAGCAAGCTTAGATAAACAAGGAGCTGATGAGGGGATACAATATAGATCAGTTATTTTTTATCAAACTAATGAGGAGTTAAAAATTATTAGCAATTTTTTACAAAAATCACAAAAATATTACACTAAAGACATAGTTACACAAGTTTTAAAACTAGAAAAATTTTATAAGGCTGAAAACTATCATCAAAAATATTTTAAAAATAATCCTAGCCAAGCTTATTGTAGATTTGTTATTGCTCCAAAATTAGAAAAGGTTAATTGCTAA
- the tpx gene encoding thiol peroxidase: MNSVLFKGNKVNLKGNNIQVGDMAPNITLKAKDLSGVEIAPKGKTQIIISVPSLDTPVCATEAREFNKKAAASGVEVIVVSMDLPFAMGRFCSTEGIDNLTVASDFVSKEFGEKYGVLMADGPLEGILARAVFVIKDGVVAYKELVNEVTELPNMQALENFFSQSCGCSGCGCH; encoded by the coding sequence ATGAATAGTGTATTATTCAAAGGAAATAAAGTAAATTTAAAAGGAAACAACATCCAAGTTGGTGACATGGCTCCAAATATCACTTTAAAAGCCAAAGATCTTTCAGGTGTTGAAATTGCTCCAAAAGGTAAAACTCAAATTATTATCAGCGTACCAAGCCTTGATACTCCAGTATGTGCAACTGAAGCTAGGGAATTTAATAAAAAAGCAGCAGCAAGTGGTGTAGAAGTAATCGTAGTTAGTATGGACTTACCATTTGCTATGGGTCGTTTTTGCTCAACTGAAGGTATAGATAATTTAACTGTTGCGAGTGATTTTGTTTCTAAAGAATTTGGTGAAAAATATGGTGTTTTAATGGCTGATGGTCCGCTTGAAGGAATTTTAGCTAGAGCAGTGTTTGTAATTAAAGATGGCGTAGTTGCTTATAAAGAATTAGTAAATGAAGTAACAGAACTTCCTAATATGCAAGCTTTAGAAAATTTCTTTAGTCAAAGTTGTGGATGTAGTGGTTGTGGTTGCCACTAA